One genomic segment of Lytechinus pictus isolate F3 Inbred chromosome 18, Lp3.0, whole genome shotgun sequence includes these proteins:
- the LOC129282143 gene encoding geranylgeranyl pyrophosphate synthase-like has protein sequence MYGPHRRQCVKNRLEVEPLLFPAPKNDDIEDSSKLRRDIPVAHSIYGIAQTINSANYMYFLGRKEVMQFDHPDAMKIFTEQLVLLHQGQGMDIYWRDSYTCPTEEEYKEMVIKKTGGLFGLAVRLMQLFSTNKSDFKPLSDILGLYFQIRDDYANLCSRQYTENKSYCEDLTEGKFSFPLIHGIRSRPENTQVMSILRQRTEDMDVKKYCVDLLEKFGSFEYTRTVLFDLEKQAYQHITNLGGNPILESILEELGKLIRHRDQ, from the exons atgtatggacctcataggagacaatgcgttaaaaacaggttagaagtAGAACCGTtactgtttcctgcacccaa AAATGATGATATAGAGGACAGTTCTAAGCTCAGACGGGACATTCCAGTAGCACACAGTATCTATGGTATAGCACAAACTATCAACTCGGCCAACTATATGTACTTCCTTGGCCGGAAGGAAGTAATGCAGTTTGATCATCCTGatgcaatgaaaatatttacag AGCAGCTAGTCTTATTGCACCAAGGACAGGGTATGGACATCTATTGGAGAGACTCCTATACATGCCCCACAGAGGAAGAATACAAAGAGATGGTCATAAAGA AAACTGGAGGTCTGTTCGGTTTAGCTGTCAGGCTCATGCAACTTTTCAGCACAAACAAAAG TGACTTCAAACCCCTGAGTGACATCTTGGGCCTGTACTTCCAGATCCGAGATGACTATGCCAACCTCTGCTCCAGGCAGTACACTGAGAACAAGAGTTACTGTGAGGACCTCACCGAGGGCAAGTTCTCCTTCCCTTTGATCCATGGGATCCGCAGTCGACCCGAGAACACACAGGTTATGAGTATCCTAAGACAGAGGACGGAAGACATGGATGTCAAGAAATACTGTGTAGACCTGCTAGAAAAG TTTGGTTCATTTGAATATACAAGGACAGTGCTCTTTGATCTAGAAAAGCA GGCTTATCAACATATAACAAACCTAGGAGGAAACCCCATCTTAGAATCCATCTTGGAAGAACTTGGAAAACTCATACGGCATAGGGATCAATGA